One Gallus gallus isolate bGalGal1 chromosome 37 unlocalized genomic scaffold, bGalGal1.mat.broiler.GRCg7b 37_unloc2, whole genome shotgun sequence genomic window carries:
- the LOC107050685 gene encoding coiled-coil domain-containing protein 81-like isoform X2, giving the protein MSSGMAGANKEQPAGTRRNRMSFCEDGPAARRASRPTCTDTEERVAVWDAVAAYVQEHLLVQKGVWIPTFGSFDTISRDIRTEDGTVTLRWPVFHLSGNLIAVHHLKPRRESLPAHRKLEPLKSSEVAAAASVTWQTAQACIQSTVSLLSGCLKNGENVAVVFKDIGVLHIDGMTFHMKFYYDFLDKLSGKEKFRKALLKAPWLLDMVVSRAAPVASLALSGCLVVFPKFQMEFVPKPPPGISRRSSGGIPAEGKPKEEEALPPLAQGKKVRFAGKPTFIKRLSSDSLDGGKLRRIRSLLRKESSTSSLLPAIPGVPEDQKQPLTCQLQGQAETDSQEDLGRAPGTKHVSFREEEREAEKAHRVAAVLKLPKANESFSNDSRPSSRAQSSPSQASQGTPSRLPLLACDSVRLLRRRAKKSRQKEPEEMEASTSQAEASQPQESSADRAGFLPPINEETQSPQRQPPNSKAPPRRKGTHYPR; this is encoded by the exons atgagctccggcATGGCTGGCGCCAACAAGGAGCAACCCGCTGGCACGAGGCGGAACAGGATGAGCTTCTGCGAGGATGGCCCCGCAGCGAGGCGTGCCTCCAGACCCACCTGCACCGACACCGAAG agcgagttgccgtctgggatgcggtggccgcCTACGTACAagagcacctcctggtgcagaag GGGGTCTGGATTCCCACCTTCGGAtcctttgacaccatctccaGAGACATCAGGACTGAGGACGGGACCGTGACTCTGCGGTGGCCCGTCTTTCACTTGTCTGGAAACCTCATAGCCGTGCACCACCTCAAGCCCCGCAGGGAGTCCCTGCCAG cccataggAAGCTGGAGCCGCTCAAGAGCAGCGAGGTGGCCgcagctgcctctgtgacctggcagacAGCGCAGGCTtgcatccaaagcaccgtgtccctgctctctggctgcctgAAGAATGGGGAGAACGTTGCCGTTGTCTTCAAGGACATTGGAGTACTCCACATCGATGGAATGACCTTCCACATGAAATTCTATTACGACTTCCTTGACAAGCTGTCAGGGAAAGAGAAGTTCAGGAAAGCTCTTCTCAAG gccccctggctgctggacatgGTGGTGTCCCGAGCGGCACCGGTGGCCTCCCTGGCACTCTCTGGCTGCCTCGTCGTCTTTCCCAA GTTTCAAATGGAGTTTGTACCCAAACCACCACCTGGGATATCCCGCAGGTCCTCAGGAGGCATCCCTGCGGAGGGGAAAccaaaggaagaggaggctttgccacctctcgcccagggcaagaaag TGAGATTTGCTGGCAAGCCAACCTTCATCAAACGCTTGAGCTCGGACAGTCTAGATGGAGGAAAACTCCGAAGGATAAGGAGCTTACTGCGCAAGGAGAGCTCTAcgtccag TCTGCTGCCAGCCATCCCTGGAGTGCCTGAAGACCAAAAGCAGCCGctgacctgccagctgcagggccaggcagaaACAGACAGCCAAGAAGACCTGGGCCGAGCCCCGGGAACCAAACACGTGAGCTTCCGTGAGGAAGAACGGGAAGCGGAAAAAGCCCATCGTGTGGCTGCGGTGCTGAAGTTGCCCAAAGCCAACGAATCTTTCAGCAACGATTCCAGACCTTCCTCAAGGGCTCAGTCCAGCCCGTCGCAGGCATCGCAAGGCACTCCATCCCGGCTTCCACTTCTGGCATGCGACTCAGTCAGACTTCTGAGGCGCAGGGCTaagaagagcaggcagaaagaacCTGAGGAGATGGAAGCATCAACATCTCAGGCTGAGGCCAGCCAGCCGCAGGAGTCctctgctgacagagctggattTCTGCCACCGATAAACGAAGAAACACAGTCTCCTCAGCGTCAGCCTCCAAACAGCAAAGCCCCACCGCGCAGGAAGGGCACACACTACCCACGCTGA
- the LOC107050685 gene encoding coiled-coil domain-containing protein 81-like isoform X1, which yields MSSGMAGANKEQPAGTRRNRMSFCEDGPAARRASRPTCTDTEGTRLHSHHRSAAAANPGTQTTLSICHLTPAWQREGCREAAGAECDLLFLCPPERVAVWDAVAAYVQEHLLVQKGVWIPTFGSFDTISRDIRTEDGTVTLRWPVFHLSGNLIAVHHLKPRRESLPAHRKLEPLKSSEVAAAASVTWQTAQACIQSTVSLLSGCLKNGENVAVVFKDIGVLHIDGMTFHMKFYYDFLDKLSGKEKFRKALLKAPWLLDMVVSRAAPVASLALSGCLVVFPKFQMEFVPKPPPGISRRSSGGIPAEGKPKEEEALPPLAQGKKVRFAGKPTFIKRLSSDSLDGGKLRRIRSLLRKESSTSSLLPAIPGVPEDQKQPLTCQLQGQAETDSQEDLGRAPGTKHVSFREEEREAEKAHRVAAVLKLPKANESFSNDSRPSSRAQSSPSQASQGTPSRLPLLACDSVRLLRRRAKKSRQKEPEEMEASTSQAEASQPQESSADRAGFLPPINEETQSPQRQPPNSKAPPRRKGTHYPR from the exons atgagctccggcATGGCTGGCGCCAACAAGGAGCAACCCGCTGGCACGAGGCGGAACAGGATGAGCTTCTGCGAGGATGGCCCCGCAGCGAGGCGTGCCTCCAGACCCACCTGCACCGACACCGAAGGTACACggctccacagccaccacaggagcgctgctgcagccaatCCTGGCACGCAGACGACACTTTCCATCTGCCACCTCACTCCCGCCTGGCAGCGGGAGGGCTGCCGGGAAGCGGCAGGTGCAGAGTgtgacctgcttttcctttgccctccagagcgagttgccgtctgggatgcggtggccgcCTACGTACAagagcacctcctggtgcagaag GGGGTCTGGATTCCCACCTTCGGAtcctttgacaccatctccaGAGACATCAGGACTGAGGACGGGACCGTGACTCTGCGGTGGCCCGTCTTTCACTTGTCTGGAAACCTCATAGCCGTGCACCACCTCAAGCCCCGCAGGGAGTCCCTGCCAG cccataggAAGCTGGAGCCGCTCAAGAGCAGCGAGGTGGCCgcagctgcctctgtgacctggcagacAGCGCAGGCTtgcatccaaagcaccgtgtccctgctctctggctgcctgAAGAATGGGGAGAACGTTGCCGTTGTCTTCAAGGACATTGGAGTACTCCACATCGATGGAATGACCTTCCACATGAAATTCTATTACGACTTCCTTGACAAGCTGTCAGGGAAAGAGAAGTTCAGGAAAGCTCTTCTCAAG gccccctggctgctggacatgGTGGTGTCCCGAGCGGCACCGGTGGCCTCCCTGGCACTCTCTGGCTGCCTCGTCGTCTTTCCCAA GTTTCAAATGGAGTTTGTACCCAAACCACCACCTGGGATATCCCGCAGGTCCTCAGGAGGCATCCCTGCGGAGGGGAAAccaaaggaagaggaggctttgccacctctcgcccagggcaagaaag TGAGATTTGCTGGCAAGCCAACCTTCATCAAACGCTTGAGCTCGGACAGTCTAGATGGAGGAAAACTCCGAAGGATAAGGAGCTTACTGCGCAAGGAGAGCTCTAcgtccag TCTGCTGCCAGCCATCCCTGGAGTGCCTGAAGACCAAAAGCAGCCGctgacctgccagctgcagggccaggcagaaACAGACAGCCAAGAAGACCTGGGCCGAGCCCCGGGAACCAAACACGTGAGCTTCCGTGAGGAAGAACGGGAAGCGGAAAAAGCCCATCGTGTGGCTGCGGTGCTGAAGTTGCCCAAAGCCAACGAATCTTTCAGCAACGATTCCAGACCTTCCTCAAGGGCTCAGTCCAGCCCGTCGCAGGCATCGCAAGGCACTCCATCCCGGCTTCCACTTCTGGCATGCGACTCAGTCAGACTTCTGAGGCGCAGGGCTaagaagagcaggcagaaagaacCTGAGGAGATGGAAGCATCAACATCTCAGGCTGAGGCCAGCCAGCCGCAGGAGTCctctgctgacagagctggattTCTGCCACCGATAAACGAAGAAACACAGTCTCCTCAGCGTCAGCCTCCAAACAGCAAAGCCCCACCGCGCAGGAAGGGCACACACTACCCACGCTGA
- the LOC121108762 gene encoding uncharacterized protein LOC121108762 isoform X1, giving the protein MSRTGHTKAHPGADLKQSSFPAGSQPFRELRAGWNQAAPLAHARESPPAAPHSTARRKEDSSLARRKDNSAALQLHGFSSLPSAAPGSASPPFFAPWSPFPPLPLLSGSPLRSQLGAGPCRPLIGQRHFHPAPGGISPDAGSTETEARQDGSGAEDSGAGGPDDDPGMKEPRARRWGEAAYGVVKGEVEEGFEQRCAGMNGWQEPGSGTAARLAALQLSWEVEDVAVKEEVSCWDVPLFFP; this is encoded by the exons ATGTCAA GAACAGGGcacacaaaagcccacccaggAGCAGACCtcaagcagagctccttccctgcGGGCAGCCAGCCCTTCCGTGAGCTCAGGGCcgggtggaaccaggctgcacccctcGCTCATGCAAGAGAATCgcctccagctgctccccacagcacagcaaggcgGAAGGAAGATTCAAGCCTGGCAAGGAGAAAAGACAACTCCGCCGCTCTGCAGCTTCACGGCTTCTCCtcgctgccttctgctgctcccgGCAGCGCCTCGCCGCCATTCTTTGCTCCTTGGAGCCCCTTcccgccgctgccgctgctTTCCGGGAGTCCGCTGCGCTCCCAGCTCGGCGCCGGCCCCTGCCGGCCTCTGATTGGTCAGCGGCATTTCCATCCCGCCCCCGGTGGCATCTCCCCGGATGCGGGCAGCACCGAGACGGAAGCGCGGCAGGACGGGAgcggtgctgaggacagcggcgccggag GCCCCGATGATGACCCAGGCATGAAAGAGCCCAGAGCTCGTCGCTGGGGAGAGGCTGCGTATGGCGTTGTGAAGGGAGAGGTGGAGGAGGGCTttgagcagcgctgtgcaggaATGAATGGCTG gcaggagccgggcagcggtactgcagctcgtctggcagctttgcagctcagttGGGAAGTAGAAGATGTGGCTGTGAAAGAAGAAGTCAGTTGCTGGGACGTCCCCCTGTTCTTCCCCTAG
- the LOC121108758 gene encoding uncharacterized protein LOC121108758 isoform X1 — translation MSQQGDDCGSNSCRVSGKKWRGAVPRGWEQQPAGCQRSNRALQRTEGRNRDGRSFLPYRRMEPARPWSGAGQGWKGKASAERGAEPNGKIYTKAVQEVLLERAHLQAGGLPTTAGPSTGGRPSPAVCSRSVSKSLAGCKRKGLEEAKPTAMQLPANKRVRGPSGDSVPAPAAHPGPAAARSSKLRGDKSGRLQRPKAVSEKTPREREERGIDEGCPQSCRCTCRGLRSEQPCGDDAEAAAEGLRGGASAGSGCSARRYRAALRVPPNSALQLQMESIKTSHNERFTQSARPHLSSGTRRAAAPHPCYWSRGAQSELPQLRQRMLPSSDAAEAAVLCTAHKQTVCKARAESCEEQSLATSVLTWKATLCRQLSFLGQH, via the exons ATGTCTCAGCAAGGAGACGACTGTGGTTCCAATTCCTGCCGTGTGAGTGGCAAG aagtggCGCGGTGCGGTTCCCCgcggttgggagcagcagccagcaggctgccagagatccAACCGCGCCTTGCAGCGCACAGAGGGACGCAACAGGGACGGACGGTCCTTCCTGCCATACAGAA GGATGGAGCCTGCGCGTCCATGGAGTGGAGCTGGGCAAGGGTGGAAAGGGAAAGCCTCCGCAG AGAGAGGTGCCGAGCCCAACGGAAAGATCTACACAAAAGCGGTGCAGGAAGTCCTTCTGGAGagagctcatctccaggctggaggGCTTCCTACaacagcaggtcccagcacagggggaagaccttcccctgctgtgtgctcccGCTCTGTCTCCAAGTCCTTGGCTGGATGTAAACGCAAGGGCTTGGAAGAAGCGAAGCCAACAGCAATGCAGCTGCCTGCTAACAAAAGAGTGAGGGGGCCGAGCGGAGACAGcgtgccagctccagcagcacaccctgggcctgctgcagcgCGGAGCTCCAAGCTAAGAg gGGACAAGAGTGGAAGGCTACAAAGaccaaaggcagtgag CGAGAAGACgccaagagaaagagaggagaggggaatcgatgaaggctgccctcagagctgccgCTGCACGTGCAGAG GCCTCCGCAGTGAACAGCcttgtggagatgatgcagaagctgcagctgaaggactgagaggagGAGCGTCAGCAGGCAGCGGCTGCAGTGCGCGGCGTTACAGGGCAGCGCTGCGAGTGCCGCCCAACTCGGCACTCCAACTTCAGATGGAGTCAATAAAAACCAGTCACAATGAGAGATTCACACAGAGCGCACGGCCTCATTTGTCCAGCGGCActcggagagctgctgcaccacaTCCTTGTTATTGGTCTCGCGGCGCTCAGTCAGAACTCCCACAGCTCCGTCAGCGAATGCTGCCGTCCAGTGATGCAGCGGAGGCAGCAGTCCTTTGCACTGCCCACAAACAGACAGTCTGCAAAGCACGTGCAGAGAGCTGCGAGGAACAAAGCCTGGCCACGAGCGTGCTAACTTGGAAAGCAACGCTGTGCAGACAGCTGAGTTTCCTagggcagcactga
- the LOC121108758 gene encoding uncharacterized protein LOC121108758 isoform X2, with protein MSQQGDDCGSNSCRVSGKKWRGAVPRGWEQQPAGCQRSNRALQRTEGRNRDGRSFLPYRRMEPARPWSGAGQGWKGKASAERGAEPNGKIYTKAVQEVLLERAHLQAGGLPTTAGPSTGGRPSPAVCSRSVSKSLAGCKRKGLEEAKPTAMQLPANKRVRGPSGDSVPAPAAHPGPAAARSSKLRARRRQEKERRGESMKAALRAAAARAEASAVNSLVEMMQKLQLKD; from the exons ATGTCTCAGCAAGGAGACGACTGTGGTTCCAATTCCTGCCGTGTGAGTGGCAAG aagtggCGCGGTGCGGTTCCCCgcggttgggagcagcagccagcaggctgccagagatccAACCGCGCCTTGCAGCGCACAGAGGGACGCAACAGGGACGGACGGTCCTTCCTGCCATACAGAA GGATGGAGCCTGCGCGTCCATGGAGTGGAGCTGGGCAAGGGTGGAAAGGGAAAGCCTCCGCAG AGAGAGGTGCCGAGCCCAACGGAAAGATCTACACAAAAGCGGTGCAGGAAGTCCTTCTGGAGagagctcatctccaggctggaggGCTTCCTACaacagcaggtcccagcacagggggaagaccttcccctgctgtgtgctcccGCTCTGTCTCCAAGTCCTTGGCTGGATGTAAACGCAAGGGCTTGGAAGAAGCGAAGCCAACAGCAATGCAGCTGCCTGCTAACAAAAGAGTGAGGGGGCCGAGCGGAGACAGcgtgccagctccagcagcacaccctgggcctgctgcagcgCGGAGCTCCAAGCTAAGAg CGAGAAGACgccaagagaaagagaggagaggggaatcgatgaaggctgccctcagagctgccgCTGCACGTGCAGAG GCCTCCGCAGTGAACAGCcttgtggagatgatgcagaagctgcagctgaaggactga
- the LOC107049934 gene encoding coiled-coil domain-containing protein 81-like isoform X1: MAGANKEQPAGTRRNRMSFCEDGPAARRASRPTCTDTEERVAVWDAVAAYVQEHLLVQKGVWIPTFGSFDTISRDIRTEDGTVTLRWPVFHLSGNLIAVHHLKPRRESLPAHRKLEPLKSSEVAAAASVTWQTAQACIQSTVSLLSGCLKNGENVAVVFKDIGVLHIDGMTFHMKFYYDFLEKLSGKEKFRKALLKAPWLLDMVVSRAAPVASLALSGCLVVFPKFQMEFVPKPPPGISRRSSGGIPAEGKPKEEEALPPLAQGKKVRFAGKPTFIKRLSSDSLDGGKLRRIRSLLRKESSTSSLLPAIPGVPEDQKQPLTCQLQGQAETDSQEDLGRAPGTKHVSFREEEREAEKAHRVAAVLKLPKANESFSNDSRPSSRAQSSPSQASQGTPSRLPLLACDSVRLLRRRAKKSRQKEPEEMAASTSQAEASQPQESSTDRAGFLPPINEETQSPQRQPPNTKAPPRRKGTPYPR, from the exons ATGGCTGGCGCCAACAAGGAGCAACCCGCTGGCACGAGGCGGAACAGGATGAGCTTCTGCGAGGATGGCCCCGCAGCGAGGCGTGCCTCCAGACCCACCTGCACCGACACCGAAG agcgagttgccgtctgggatgcggtggccgcCTACGTACAagagcacctcctggtgcagaag GGGGTCTGGATTCCCACCTTCGGAtcctttgacaccatctccaGAGACATCAGGACTGAGGACGGGACCGTGACTCTGCGGTGGCCCGTCTTTCACTTGTCTGGAAACCTCATAGCCGTGCACCACCTCAAGCCCCGCAGGGAGTCCCTGCCAG cccataggAAGCTGGAGCCGCTCAAGAGCAGCGAGGTGGCCgcagctgcctctgtgacctggcagacAGCGCAGGCTtgcatccaaagcaccgtgtccctgctctctggctgcctgAAGAATGGGGAGAACGTTGCCGTTGTCTTCAAGGACATTGGAGTACTCCACATCGATGGAATGACCTTCCACATGAAATTCTATTACGACTTCCTTGAGAAGCTGTCAGGGAAAGAGAAGTTCAGGAAAGCTCTTCTCAAG gccccctggctgctggacatgGTGGTGTCCCGAGCGGCACCGGTGGCCTCCCTGGCACTCTCTGGCTGCCTCGTCGTCTTTCCCAA GTTTCAAATGGAGTTTGTACCCAAACCACCACCTGGGATATCCCGCAGGTCCTCAGGAGGCATCCCTGCGGAGGGGAAAccaaaggaagaggaggctttgccacctctcgcccagggcaagaaag TGAGATTTGCTGGCAAGCCAACCTTCATCAAACGCTTGAGCTCGGACAGTCTAGATGGAGGAAAACTCCGAAGGATAAGGAGCTTACTGCGCAAGGAGAGCTCTAcgtccag TCTGCTGCCAGCCATCCCTGGAGTGCCTGAAGACCAAAAGCAGCCGctgacctgccagctgcagggccaggcagaaACAGACAGCCAAGAAGACCTGGGCCGAGCCCCGGGAACCAAACACGTGAGCTTCCGTGAGGAAGAACGGGAAGCGGAAAAAGCCCATCGTGTGGCTGCGGTGCTGAAGTTGCCCAAAGCCAACGAATCTTTCAGCAACGATTCCAGACCTTCCTCAAGGGCTCAGTCCAGCCCGTCGCAGGCATCGCAAGGCACTCCATCCCGGCTTCCACTTCTGGCATGCGACTCAGTCAGACTTCTGAGGCGCAGGGCTaagaagagcaggcagaaagaacCCGAGGAGATGGCAGCATCAACATCTCAGGCTGAGGCCAGCCAGCCGCAGGAGTCCTCTACTGACAGAGCTGGATTTCTGCCACCGATAAACGAAGAAACACAGTCTCCTCAGCGTCAGCCTCCAAACACCAAAGCCCCACCGCGCAGGAAGGGCACACCCTACCCACGCTGA
- the LOC121108760 gene encoding uncharacterized protein LOC121108760 isoform X1, with amino-acid sequence MLFVLHLHSSSTTLSSLYPLSSFFCLCTPLCFALSPVFSLVFLLTALLFCSLLFPVSSLIFCICTLLLFFFPYLLSSFFLLHSSSLLIFLPCALTPLLHLHSSSALPLFFTCSLALFFFSQHCPLFSTALFFLCSSSLLSCLFPLFPPPVLLLYFSYFSSSAPLHFCCSVLPAPTHPFFSSSPCPLVFLTFILSFSSPPLLLFFLTCACSSLLLLLSFSASALPLFSLLLKMGSSWSGSRGGPLRWSEGWSTSRMRKGEGNWDRLAWRREGSLKGASKQEGEWLFPRVGCNRRCRSGLQVRQGRFKLDLRMKFFPERLVRHWNRLPKEVVDAASLEAFKARLDVARGILV; translated from the coding sequence ATGCTCTttgttctgcatctgcactcctcttctactactctttcttctctgtatcctctctcctctttcttctgcctctgcactcctctctgctttgctttgtcccCGGTattctcacttgtctttcttctgactgctctcctcttctgctccttgtTGTTCCCTGTGTCATCTctcatcttctgcatctgcacccttctgctgttctttttcccctatcttctctcctccttcttcttactgcactcctcttctcttctgatctttcttccttgtgcGCTCACACCTCTTCTTCATCTacactcctcttctgctcttcctttattCTTCACCTGCTCTCTGGCactgttcttcttttcacagcactgtccGCTCTTCTctactgctctgttctttctctgctcttcctctcttctctcttgcctctttcctctctttccaccTCCTGTACTTTTGCTATACTTTTCATACTTCTcctcttcagctcctctccacttctgctgttctgtcttaCCTGCACCCACTCAtcccttcttcagctcttctccctgcccgcttgtttttcttaccttcatcctctctttttcttctcctcctcttctgctcttctttcttacctgtGCCTGTTCTTCACTGCTTTTGCTCTTGTCCTTCTCAGCGTCTGCCTTacctttattctctcttctcctcaagATGGGGAgttcttggagtgggtccagaggagggccactaagatggtcagagggctggagcacctctcgtaTGAGGAAAGGTGAAGGGAACTGGGAtcgtttagcttggagaagagaaggctccttaAAGGGAGCATCtaagcaggagggagaatggctgTTTCCGAGGGTGGGTTGTAATAGGAGATGCAGGAGTGGTCTTCAggtgagacaggggaggtttaagttggatctgagaatgaagtttttccccgagaggctggtgaggcactggaacaggttgcccaaggaggttgtggatgccgcatccctggaggcattcaaggccaggctggatgtggcacGGGGCATtttggtctag
- the LOC121108761 gene encoding uncharacterized protein LOC121108761: protein MSQQGDDRGSNSCRVSCKKWRGAVPRGWEQQPAGCQRSNRALQRTEGRNRDGRSFLPYRRMDPVRPWSGAGQGGKRKASAERGAEPNGKIYAKAVQEVLLERAHLQAGGLPTTAGPSTGGRPSPAVCSRSVSKSLAGCKSKGLEEAKPTAVQLPANKRVRGPSGDSVPAPAAHPGPAAVRSSKLRARRRQEKERRGESMKAALRAAAARAEASAVNSLVEMMQKLQLKD, encoded by the exons ATGTCTCAGCAAGGAGACGACCGTGGTTCCAATTCCTGCCGTGTGAGTTGCAAG aagtggCGCGGTGCGGTTCCCCgcggttgggagcagcagccagcaggctgccagagatccAACCGCGCCTTGCAGCGCACAGAGGGACGCAACAGGGACGGACGGTCCTTCCTGCCATACAGAA GGATGGATCCTGTGCgtccatggagtggtgctgggcaagGGGGGAAACGGAAAGCCTCCGCAG AGAGAGGTGCCGAGCCCAACGGAAAGATCTACGCAAAAGCGGTGCAGGAAGTCCTTCTGGAGagagctcatctccaggctggaggGCTTCCTACaacagcaggtcccagcacagggggaagaccttcccctgctgtgtgctcccGCTCTGTCTCCAAGTCCTTGGCTGGATGTAAAAGCAAAGGCTTGGAAGAAGCGAAGccaacagcagtgcagctgcctgCTAACAAAAGAGTGAGGGGGCCGAGCGGAGACAGcgtgccagctccagcagcacaccctgggcctgctgcagtGCGGAGCTCCAAGCTAAGAg CAAGAAGACgccaagagaaagagaggagaggggaatcgatgaaggctgccctcagagctgccgCTGCACGTGCAGAG GCCTCCGCAGTGAACAGCcttgtggagatgatgcagaagctgcagctgaaggactga